Genomic DNA from Dehalobacter sp.:
AGCAGCGAAGCTATTTCCCGATTATTCCGTCAATTAGTTATAGTATTAAGTTTTAAATCAGATCCTGTATCGCTTAAGAAGTTGAAATCGTTCTGTCAATATTGGCTTTCAGGCACATCACGCATGGGATGGTTCTCTGCAAAAAAAATGGTGTTGCCAATGCGTGAAGAGCCTTCAGCGAGTTTTAATGAACGGCGGTTAATTGTTTAGTTGAAAACACCAAAAGTGAATAAGCCCTAAACCTAACAGGTCGGTATATGTCATTGGCGCTCCGTGGCGCGACAATTGGGTAAACAAAGAGGCGGTTTTGTGGTTGGCGCCACGGCCTGCCCCGGCTCCCGCCGGGGACTTCCGCCAGCTGGCGGATCACGGTTTTTGCCAACGCGAGAGTAAAGTAATAACAGCATAACCCTGCATCGCACCACGAGTGCAAAAACACGCACCACCGCGACTCTGCGCCAACGCCACATACCGCCGAACGTTAGCTGCAATTATATGACATTCAACACAATATCGCATGGACTTTCAACATGACCAATCTTGGAATAACCTAATGGAAGTGTTAGACTCAAAGCTTCCAATCAAGGAAAGTTGGAATAGAATTATAAACTTCCATGAAAGCATAATTTCTAAACCATACTGGAGTTCTTTGAGACAACTAGACTTTGAGACCGAACAAGATGAAATCTGTAGTTGGCTTGAGCAGTTAGTCATAAAATCACCTGTTCCACAAAACACTGTAGCATTTTGGGTTGGTATTACAAAGATGAAATACAAATCAAAAATCCTACCTGCAATATATGTAGTTGGCTCAAAATCATACGATAAAGACAAAATTGAGTGGGCTTGTAATCCAGTTTACGAACCTGATAATAGATATGCTCTTCCAGAAATCCTAGCTGAAATAGACAAAATTATTAAATCTGACAAGGGTAACTATGAATTCTTCGATTGGTTATTTCCTATGGCTTATTGCTCCTTAACATTTGATGAAATTATCAGATCTAAGCTTAAAAAGGAACTATTTCTAAATGGCAGAAAAAGAATGTTTATTACTGTGGGCCACGATGAGGGAGATTTTGTGAATGTATCAACCATAGAATAATTAAGTATTAAACCTTAAACTTCTTAAAGGTAATAAGTAATAATAACAGCAGCTAACAGGGCGGTAAATGCAACCGCCTTCTGTGCCGCGAAAACTTCGCGGCCACACCGACAGATTAGTAATGGCGGCACAGGCCAGCCCGCAATGGTGTCACGGTTTTTGCATACCCCGACAACCTTGTAACAAAAAGAATAATCCAACACACCAACACGATTGCAAAAACGCGTGCCACCGCGATGCTGCGGCGGCAGCACTTACCGCCAAACGTTATGCCCAATGCTTTTACGGCAGACCAACCAACAATAATAACTAAAGAATAAATTGACCAATGTGTTTTGCAGTATACATAGGGACAGATAAAGAATTAGAATTAGGAACGTTCGTTCCTGAGCAAACAGACATATATTTTGAGAAACTTAGTGACGAAGAAGAGACTGCCTTACGACTTAAATTCTCTAAGACAAACATTTATTACGTTGGTTCGGACACAAGTTGTTCTTGCGGACTTGTTTTTGAAAGTGAGGACTTTGATGACCCTGACGAACAAACAAATAAAAAATCACCGCAACGATTCATTGACTTTTTAAAAGAAGCGACAAAAGCAGAAAACATTGAATATTATTGCTGTTGGGAGGGAGATTGGTACTTGCCGACTGAACACGAGCGAGAACTTGACATTAGAGATATTTCATTGGACAAAAACTATTTCGTTGGGACTCAGAAAGAATTTATCAATTTTAAAAAGCAAATAGACGAGTGAAAGAAGCACAGGGCATAACAGGTCGGTATATGTCATTGCCTTTCCGTACCGCGAGAATTTTCTGGCTAAAGAGGACCGCTAAGTGGCCGGCGGTACGGGCCGCCCCGGCTGCCGCCGGGGACTCCCTCCTGGTGTCACGGTTTTTGCCAACGCGAGAATAAACTAATAACTTCATAACTCTACACCGCACCACGAGTGCAAAAACACGCGCCACCGCGACTCTGCGCCAACGCCACATACCGCCGAACGTTACCGCTAATGCCAGAAACCCTGCAAAAAATATCAAAACATTTGGAAAATGTTACCTAATTAGCTAACTTTGCAGAATGAATGAAGGAATAATCAGGAAAATATTCTACTTCAAGAACTATTACCTAGACTTCTTCAGCTCACTTAAACCTGAAGTCAAGAAAAAGTTCAACTGGACACTTCTTCTTATCGCAACGGTAGAAAGAGTTCCTGAAAAATACTTCAAACATTTAACGGGCACGAGCGGGATCTATGAAGTCCGTGTTGAGGTTGGCAGTAATATTTACAGAGTACTCAGCTTCTTCGACAAAGATCAACTAGTAATCCTGGTTAATGGGTTTCAAAAGAAATCGCAAAAAACCCCAAAGAGAGAGATTGAATTGGCAGAAAAACTAAGAAAGGAGTACTTCAATGAAAAAGAAAGAAAATAAGATGCTCACTTCATTTGAAGACCATCTTGATGAACAGTATGGCAAGAGAGGCACTGAGGAGAGAGAACGCTTTGAGACTGAATTTGAAGCATTCAGACTTGGTGTAATGCTTCAAGAACTTCGTAAAGAAAAAGGATTAACACAAGCCCAGCTTGCTGAGAAATGCGGCACTACTAAAACCTATATATCACGTATTGAGAATGATGCATCT
This window encodes:
- a CDS encoding type II toxin-antitoxin system RelE/ParE family toxin → MNEGIIRKIFYFKNYYLDFFSSLKPEVKKKFNWTLLLIATVERVPEKYFKHLTGTSGIYEVRVEVGSNIYRVLSFFDKDQLVILVNGFQKKSQKTPKREIELAEKLRKEYFNEKERK
- a CDS encoding helix-turn-helix domain-containing protein yields the protein MKKKENKMLTSFEDHLDEQYGKRGTEERERFETEFEAFRLGVMLQELRKEKGLTQAQLAEKCGTTKTYISRIENDASDIRLSTLMRIFREGLGANLRLSIDI